The region GGCGTTGGAGTCCAGGTAGATCGATGAGGGGTTGCTAGGAGGCGTCATACATCCGCCTCAAGTGCTCGGCTGCTTCGAGCCCGCCGGTGAGTTCCGGATCCGCGCCCACAATGTCCGTGAGAGGTGCATCCTGGTCACGAAGTGGCTCAATTTGTCGCATCTTGACAGAGATGGCCCGATCACGAGCGTCCCTGACAAGCAGCCCGGAGACTTCCACCCGCTTACCCAGCGCGCTCTGAACAGCGGCCTGCTGATCCCGGGTGAACAGCACCTCGACCCGATGGGCTCCGGTTCCCGTCCACAGCCCGGCCTTGAAGGTGCCGTGCAGGGTGATGCTCTCAAGCTTGCCGATGACTGATCCGATGGAAGTACGTTTGCGATTCAGCGCTTTCCGGAGGTTGTCAGCGCTGCGCCGAGTCACCACCACCTGTTGCTGTGGCCGACCGTCAGCGAGCAGCTCCAGAGTCATCCCGTCCGACTCCAGCATGCCGAGGCACTTCGACAGCTGGACTCCGGTCTCCACGGCGGCAGAGGTCCAACGCCGAGGGAGCGTCTCGCGCTCTTCCGTTTCGGAGAAGCCTTCGATGGTCCACTTGACCAGGTCGGCCATCAGATCAGCAGAAGCGTTCTCGGCGAGCCGGTTAGGGGTCAGAGTCAGCCTGACACTGCCCAGCTCCAGCTTCTCAATCCCCCACGTGCTCTCCGAGGATCCGATCTCGGCTGCTTCTATCTGCCCAAGAAGTGTCATCAGCCTCTCAAGGACGGTGAACGAGCGGCGCGCGTCTGAGGAGCCCACCGGACCCGGAACGACTACTCGCAGTTGAACATGCGGGGTCTTGTCCGCCATGCGCACCTCCCATCCTCCTGACGATGATTACCCACCAAGGCTATGCCGCACTGATGCTCGGCGCTCCGATTTCCGCCAGAGGCACCTCCCGGCCCTGGCCGGCCCTCCGCACATCCTCATCCGCACCGGCATGCCGTGCTGACTGCGACCGTACGATCCGGTGACCGCCGGCCGGTGCTCGTTACACCGGACCGGCAGCCACAGATGCGGGGCCTGCTGGCCCTGGGGCCGTCAACCGGGCAGAGTCGGGACGCCGACTTCATCTGGTCCGTGGCCGACCTGCTGCGCGGTGACTACCGCCAGTCGGAGTACGGCAAGGTCATCCTGCCGTTCACCGTACTGCACCGGCTCGACTGCGTGCTGGAATTCACCAAGGAAGCGGTTCTGGCGCTCGCCCTCGTGGCCGGTTCGGGCCACCGATTGAGCAATATGGAGCGTTGACTGGACTGATCTTCTGGCTGACCCTGCTTGAGGAATTCCCACTCCCCCTCACAGCAAGGGAGCGCCATGCCCCACATCGCCCTCGGCTCCGACGCACCGGGAATCCGCGGCCTGTTCGACTTCCGCCCTGAGACCGCGCATCCGCTCAACGCGCTGGTGGAGGTACTGCTGCGCGGCGACAACACGCTGACACGCGGTGAGCGCGAACTGATCGCGGCGTACGTCTCCTCGCTCAACGCCTGCCGCTACTGCTTCTCCTCCCACGCCGCGTACGCGGCGGAGCAACTTCCGGAGGGCATGCTCCTGGTCGATCAGGTGAGAAGGGACCCGGACACGGCGCCGATCTCACCCAAGCTCCGGGCCCTGCTGCGCATCGCGGCCGGCGTACAACGCGGCGGGCGCGAGGTCACCGGAGAGGACGTGGCCGCCGCGCGCGCCGAGGGCGCCACCGATGTGGAGATCCACGACACCGTGCTGATCGCCGCCGCGTTCTGCATGTTCAACCGGTACGTCGACGGCCTGGCCACGGTCGCTCCCAACGACCCGGAACTGTACGCCGCCCGGGCCCGGCGCATCGCCGACGTCGGCTACCTGGCCCTGCTCGCCGAGACCCAGCTCCCCCGGCGGTCCTGACCCCCCTTCGCGTTCGCCAGCGCCAAACCGGGCCGACGGCACGCTCGCCCGCCCCACGCCCGGCCATCGCACCGCCCCGCGTCATCGACTGGTGAAAGGTGTCCCATGGCTCGGACCGTCCCCCTCCCCATCCCCCAGTCCGGCATCCACCCCGCCGACGTCCCCCCGCGCCGCGGGCTGATCATCGTGCTGAGCGTGCTGGCCGGTGCTCTGATCGCCGCGCTGTGGTCGTTCCGCTTCGTGGACAGCGTCATCGGCGACAACGTGGCCAACACGCTGCTCGGGCACGACGCCAAGCACACGGAGATCGCCGGCCTCGTCGCCGGCACCGTCTTCGCCTTCGTCTCCGGCCTGGCCGGGACCTTCACCGCGTGCAACATCGCCGTGTTCGGCGCGATCGCGCCCCTGGCCCAGGCCCAGCGCCCCGCCCAGGCCGACGCGGACGCCTCGGACAGGGTGGCGACGCGAGCGGACGGCGGCGTCTCGCCGCGGGCGGCTCTGCGGCCGCTCAGCCGGCTCGTGCTCGGCATGGTCGTCGTCTCCGCGGCGTACGGCGCGATCGGGGCGCTGGCCGGCGAGCGGTTGCCCCAGTTGTCGACGGCGCAACCGGCCTCCGGCCTCCCGCCCCGGCTGATCCAGGCATCGGTGGTCTTCGGGCTGATCGGCCTGGCCTTCGGCTATCTCGGCCTGGCCGCCCTGCGCGTCGTACCCGACCCGTTCGCGCGCCTGTCCCAGCGGTTCCCGCACGCCCGGCTCGTCGTGGTCGGCGCGCTGATCGGCGGGTTCCTCACCGGGCGGCCGTTCCCGCTGTTCCACAAGCTGTTCGAGTACGCGGCGGAGACGCACAATCCGTTCTACGGAGCGGCCGTGTTCGTGCTGCAGTCGCTCGGCAACATCACGCTGATGGCCCTGCTCTTCGCCGTGCTCGTGTACGCGACCAGGGGCCGCTTCACCCGGTGGCTCACGGCTCGTCCGGCGCGGGTGGCGACGATCACGGCCGTGGCCTTCCTCGTGGTCGGCGCCTTCACGTTCCTCTACTGGGACGTCCGCCTGCCCGCCATGTTCGGCTACGGCTGGTTCCCGACGGCCTCCTGGTAGCGAGACCCTGCCGATCTCGGCCCGATCGTGATCGGCAGGGCGGCGGCGTCGGGACTGCGTCCAAGGGGCGCGTGTTGCGGGTACGACCTATGCCGTACCCGCTGTCGAGCGGTCGCGGACCCGACCCCTGCCGGCCGTCAGCCGGGTGAAGTCGGCGGGGTCTCCACGACGCCGAGGGCGGCCAGGCCGATGAGGTGCATTGCGGCGCTGCGGGTCTCGGCGAGCGTCAGTTCGACGTCGTTACCGGTCATAGTGTCACCGCCATCTCGGCGATGCTCTCCTGCTGGGCGATGGCCTGGCAGAGTTCGCGCAGGTCGTCGCCGTCGACGGTCCGGCAGGCGCCCGCCTCCTCGGCGGCCGGAGGGAAAGGCTGCTCGCGACTGGCCCACAGCCGCCCGGCGTCGCTTCTCATGATCCGCCACCCGGCGAACTCCGTACCGGGCACGGTAGCCCTATCGTTGGGCATAGTCAGGACCTCCATCCTGATCAGGACCCGTCCGATCGTGTGCAGCGGGCGGGCGGGTCCGCGTTTCGTATCACCTATGTGCAGGTGAGAGCGTCGGCAGCCGGGTGGCACCGACGGGACGACGATCCGCAAGGTGCGTAAACCCCGGTTGGATCGCGATGGGCTTCCTTAGCGGAGCGATGGGTGACCGCGCCTGGGGACAAGGTGTTCAGCGCACCCCCGTCCGTTCTCCTCTGTCATGATTTCCTTACGGATAGTAGCGGTACCATTGGCATCATGACTCGCACAGTGCGAGTTGGCAAGGAACTGTGCCTACTTACCCCCGACGAGACTGAGGCACCATGACGCGAAGCCCCACTGTCCGCCACCGCCGCCTTGGCCGCGAGCTTCGGCGACTACGCGAGCAGGCGGGCCTCTCGCCAGAGGTGGCAGCTCGCCACCTCGGCTGGAGCCGATCCAAGCTCAACCGAGTCGAGAACGCGCGACTGCTGCCGAGCGCGGCCGATATCGGCAATGCCTGCGATCTGTACGGCGTGGACGACACCGGGAAGGCCGGGCTGGTCCAGCTCGGCAAGGACGCCGGCAAACGAGGGTGGTGGACCGCCTACAGCGACGTCTTCACCGGCTCCTACATCGCGCTTGAGACCGAGGCGACCGCTATCCATACGTGGGAGCCGATCCTCGTACCTGGCCTATTGCAGAGCGAGGGTTACGCCCGCGAGATCATCTGTGCGGCAAGACCGGAGCTGACCGCCGAGGAAGTGGACCGGCACGTGGATGCCCGGATGGCACGGAAAATCAACCTGGTGGGGTCGCGAGCGCCGACGCTCCACATCCTTGTCGACGAACACGTGCTACGCCGCCCCGTCGGAGCACCAGGCGTCATGGCTCGCCAGCTTGACGACATCCTTCGAGCCGCGACCTGGCCCAACGTCACGATCCAGGTCCTCCCGTTGACAGCCGGTGCTCATGGCGGTGTGGAAGGCGCCTTTTCGGTGCTGAGTTTCGACGATGAGGACCCGGATGTCGGGTACGTCGAAGGACCAGCCGGTGATGTGTACGTCGAAGCGGCCGATCAGGTGCGGCGGCTTATGCTGATGTTCGAACGTCTTGTCAGCATCTGTCTGTCCCCTGAGAAGTCCGCAGAGCTCATTGCCGCGGCGAGGAGTGAGCATGATCTCCCCTGATCTGTCCGATGCCGAATTCCGCAAGTCCAGTTTCAGTGGTGGCGGCAACAACTGTGTCGAGGTGGCCACGGGTCTGCCGGGGACTATAGCCATACGGGACAGCAAGGACCGTTCAGGCCCGGTGCTGGCCTTCACGCCGGGCGAGTGGAGCGCCTTCATCGCCGGCGTGAAGAGCGGCGAGTTCGAGGTCTGACTGCCCCGGCTGTCGCGCTCGGAAAGCCGCGAGCCCGGGACCCCTCCCCCGGAGGGACCTTCCCGGGCTCACTTCCTACCGCTCCGAGAAGCGGCGGCATTGTCGCTGAAGGTAATCGCTTCGTCGCTCATCGATCTGTAGGTGAATGCGGGGTTCGGGATCGCCGCAACCGAGGACGAGGCCGAGCCACAACTGTTGGGGGAGCCCCTCCGGGGGGATGGCGTGCAGGTCGACGGCCTGAATCCAGGCGTTGTGGATACGCCCGGAGCGAGGCTCATCGGCGTGGTCGCTCATGCAACTGCTGCTCGCCCTGCGGATGGACCTCGCGAACGCACGTTTCGTGGCGCGCGACTACGCGGCAGCGCTGAGCGACTTCGACGAGGTGCTTCCCACACTCGCGGAGGTGCTCGGAGCGCGACACCCCGCGGTGCTGGACTGCCGATACAACCAGGCGTTGAGCAACGCCGCGCTCAGCCAGAACGAGGTCGCGCTGCGTCAGATGACGAGCCTGCTCGCCGACGTCCAGGCGGCCCGGGGCGAATCCGATCTCCTCGCCCTACTGCTCCGCCGAGAGATCGCGGCGCTGCTGATCAAGCTGGGAGAACGTGCGGCAGGCCGGCGTGTTCCTGCGCGGGTTGCTCCCCGAGATGGACGCGATCCTGGGCCGGGACCACCCGGAGACCCAGCAGGCTCGAATTCTGCTGGAGAACCTGGATCAGCTCGGCAGCGGCTGACCTGACCTGCCGCCGGCCGTCGCCGCAGATGGCGAGGGCGTCGTCGGTGCCGGCTGGGGTTCGGGAGAGCACGCGGGAAGTAGTCGCGGGCCGCTGTGCCGTCCGACGCTGCTGGGAGAGCGCCTGTTCCTCATCCGCCGGCAAAGGAGAGCGGTTATGCCTCACATCACCCTGGGGTCGGACGCACCGGGAATCCGCGGTCTCTTCGAGTTCCGCCCCGAGACCGCACGTCCGCTCAAAGCGCTCGCGGAGACACTGCTTCGTGGTGAGAGCACCCTTTCGCGGGGCGACCGGGAGCTGATCGCGGCGTACGTGTCGGCGCTGAACGAGTGCCGCTTCTGCTACTCCTCCCACGCCGCCTTCGCGGCCGCGCAACTGCCGGAGGGGATGACGCTGGTCGAGCAGGTGCGGCGGAACCCGGCGTCGGCCCCGATCCCGGGCAAGCTGCGGGCCCTGCTGGGCATCGCCGCGGCCGTCCAGCGCGGCGGGCGCGAGGTCGGCGAGCAGGAGGTGGCTGCGGCGCGGGCCGAGGGCGCCACCGATGTGGAGATCCACGACACCGTGCTCATCGCCGCGGCCTTCTGCATGTTCAACCGCTACGTCGACGGCCTCGCCACTGTCGCGCCCGACGACCTCGACGGGTACGCCGCCATGGCCGAGTGGATCGTCTCGGAGGGCTACGTGGCCGAGCCGCCCAAGGTGGAGACCGCGCACCCCTGACGGGTCACAGCCCCAGCGCACGTGTTCGATCAAACACAATTCGGCAAGCAGGCCTACCGCACGAGCGGATCGGTGGCCGCCTCAGTTCTCTGTCGGCTCCCCTGTCACGACCGCCCCCGTGGCGTACGCCCGATGCGGCAGGATGGGATCCGTGACGCCTTCCCCAGCGGTCGTCCAGCCGGACCGGGAACTCGTCGAAGAGATCCTGGACGAGCTGGACATCGAGCACACGATAGACACAGAGGGCGACCTGGCGATCTCCACCGCCCACCTCACCATCTTCTTCCTGTTCGGCAAGGAGGGAGACCTGTTCACAGTCCGCACCTTCTACGACAGGCCCTACTCGGTGGACGAGAAGCCGATGCTGCTCACGGCGCTCAACGAGTGGAACGCCGACACCATGTGGCCGAAGGTCTACACCTTCACCCAGGACAACGGCGCCCTCCGGCTGGTCGGAGACTCCCAGCTCTACATCGGCGCCGGAGTGACCAGGGAGCACCTTAGCACCGTGATCGCCCACTGGGTCAGGTTCTCGATCAAATTCTACCGCTGGCTCACCGGCCGGATCGCCTTCGAGACCGGCTGACCGGCGCTCAGGCCTCGGCGAGGGCGGCGCGCAGCTCGGCGATGGTGAGACGCGGGCCGTAGGCGGGCCTGTCCCGCTGGAACCGGCGTCCCTCGGCGAGTGGGCCGGCGTCGACCACGTCGAAGCCGAAGGAGTCGATGAGCTCGGCCACCTGCTTCTTCGCCTCGGCGTCGTCGCCCGCGATGGGCAGCGCCCGCCGATTCTCCGCGCCGGCGGGCAGGCCCTGCTCGGCCAGGTGGATGTGGCTGATGGAGTTGAAGGCCTTCACGACGCGGGCCTCCGGCAGGTGCGCGGCGAGCACCTCGCTGTCGCTGGTCTCACCCGAGTCGATCTCGGGGAAACGGCCGTCCCGCTCGAAGTAGTAGTTGTTCGTGTCGATCACCGTCTTGCCCTTCAGCGGCTCGACCGGGACCTCCCGGTAACGCCCGAAGGGAATCGTGACGACGACGATGTCGCCCGCCGCCGCGGCCTCGGCCGGGGTGGCGGCACGCGCGTCCGGGCCCAGCCGGGCCGCGAGTTCGGATAGCGTCTGGGGCCCGCGGGAGTTGCTCAGCACCACTGAGTGGCCGGCGTCGACCGCCAGTTTCGCCAGGGTGCCGCCGATGTTCCCGCTGCCGATGAATCCGATGACCATGGCTGCGGCAACACGGGAACCACCGGTGTCATTCCCGGCCGGCGTGTCCCGTAGGACGACGGCTCGCTCCTGCCCACGCAACGGTCCCGGGCGGGGGATGCCTCCCACGCGGACCCGGGTGGGTGACACCAAGGCAGCGATTTCGACGTCCTGAATCGCGGCCGGGTCCTCACCGCGCTCCTACGCGGCCTGTGCGGGAATCGGGGCTGGAGCATTTGGACGCGCTATCCATAGTTGCCCACTGCGACGGTCAGGCTTTTCGAGGAGTTTCCGCGGCCATCAGAAGGGAATTGCAACCACAAGACTCAGGTGTTTCAGCACCGACGACTACTTGTGGCGGCGATTGAGTGATGCTAGTGAGCACTGTCTCAGCCCCATGTCCGGGCCAATCCGCGCGTATGTGTGCCTCATGCCGGTGACCTGGACAAGCCACCTCGCTGTCGCGTCCTCCCACAACCGCCGAAGCCGATAAAGTGGCTTCTTCCTCCCCAATCCGTCTCGCCTGTCCTGGAGCTACCTTGACAGCCAATATCACAGCCCTTGTTACCTCCCTGATCGCTGTAGTCGGAGCTGTAGTGACGTCCCTCTACTCCCAGCGGACGGCACTGCGGAGCAGGCAGCAGGAGTTCGAACTGGGTAGAGCCCAGCGGCAGGAAGAGCACGAGCGCGCCCAACGCAAGGCGGTGCTTGAGCAACGGCGCGCATGCTACGTGGCGCTGAACGTCGCCATCAGAAGGCATCGCGCAGCCATCGTCGACTTCCTGCACGCCATACAGCGTGGGCAAGTCGACGATGACGTACGGGACGAACTCGAAGAATCGCGGCGGCTGTACATCGAAAGACACGCGGAAGCGCAGATGACGGCTCCCGACGACGTCCTAAGCGCCGCAGGCGCCGTGCGAGAACACCTAAGTACCTGGTTCGGGCTGGCCAAGCGGCTGGAATCCGGAGCAACGCGGGAAGGCGACTCTCTGGAGGCGGCCTTCATACATGGCGACCAGTTCTGGAATCAGAACAAGCGCCTTCGCTCAATGATGCGTGCCGACCTGGGTGTCCCGAAATCGAGCGGCGACCAGGATGACGATCGCGTGTGAATCGACTGCTTTCGGCGCAGTGACAGATTCGCTTCCAACCGGCCCGCTGAACGCATAAGCCGAGGAGCGGCGGGCTCTCCCGCCACCCCTCGGCGAGCAGTGCTCATGGCGCTACGCGCCAATTACGCGGGGCGGCTCAGCCCAGGACGATCGTCGTCAGGGCGCGCGGCGCGATCGTCACGCCCTTGCCCCGCAGGGGGATGGGAGCCACCGCGTTGTTCTCGTCCGTCAGGTAGGCCCTGGCCCGGCCGTGGCCCTTGATCTTGTCCCAGGTGACGGGGACCGTACCCGTGTTGAGGATCTCGACGACGCGAGAACCGCTGGCGTTGCGGAACGCGGAGACCTTCAGGCCGGGGTCGGAGGCCGTCGCCCCGAGCCGCACCGCGCCGGGCCTGATGAACCGGCTGTAGGCGGCCATCGCCCACAGCCGCTTCGACACCTGGTAGGTCTTCGTCGTGGTGTCGATGCGGATGAACGCCCTGGTGGCCCCGCTCGAAGCCCCCAGCCAGTAGATGTAGCCGGACACGTCGCCGAGCGTCAGCGCATCGTTGAGGGCCTGCGCGACCGTCATGCCGTCCTGGCCGCTGCCGTCGTCCCACTTCTCGTCCCACGTGCTGCCGCCGGGGCCCCACTCGGACATCCACGTGTTGCGGTCCGTCGGCAGCGGGGAGGTCGGGGGGCTTGCGTAGGAGTGGCCACTGTGCACCCTCACCCAGCGGGCGGCCTCGGGGTCGGCCTCGATCGCCTGCGTGTACGTCTTGGCCTGGTCCCAGCCGAACGAGTCGCAGCACACCATGTTCACCCCCGCGGCCCTGGCCACCGGGCCGAGCACCTTGACGAACCGGGCGGCCTCCTCGGGCGTGAAGCGCATGGATTCGTAGCCGGCCGTCCAGTCGGGCTCGTTCGTGAAGCCCAGGTCGGTGATCCTGATGCCTTCCCGCGCGTAGAACTTCGTGTACTGCACGAGGTAGTTCGCGTACGCCTGCTGCCACTCCGGCAGCAGCGTGCCGCCGTTCCTCGCGTCGCCGTTGTCCTTCATGTAGCCGGGCGCGCTCCAGGCGTCGGCGAAGAAGCGGTTCACCCCGTACCTCTGGGCGGCCCTGGCCATCCAGACCTGGCTGTTGTCGTCGCCGTCCCAGACGTACCTGGGTGGCGCCGCCGGACCGCCCGGGTCGTCCGGCTGGATCGAGACCATCTGGTCGTACGGGCTGCCCGCCGGCCTCGCTCCGATGCCGAGCCGGAGAATGCTGAGCCCGGCCCCCTTCTCGCGGCTGAACCACAGATCGAGGATCTCCCGCTGCATGGCCTCCGGCAGGGCCTTGATCAGCTCGTTCCGCCGGAACGCGGTGGAGACGCCGAACCCGTCGATTTTCTGGTATTTCACGCTGTTGTCGATGTCGATGGTGACCGTCGACGCGGCTGCCGGCTGCGCCTGCCCGATCAGTGGAGCGACGAGCAGTGCGGCCGCGAGGGCGTGTCTACGCATGGCTACTCCGGTGTCGAGGGGGTTTGCGCGCCCGCGAAGGCACCTCGGGGCAGGGCCGGCGTCGCGTGGCCGCGGCGCGGCGTGGAGCGGTCGGTGGGGGCTCAGGCCGAGGGCGACACCGGATCGGAACACCTACAGAGATAACACGCCGAAAGATTTGACTCAATATGTCAGGAGATTTTCGAAACTTTCGACGGAACCGGCCTTGCGGTCATCTCACGCAAGGAAGGGGACCGGCGGGTCCGCCGGTCCCCTTCACTCACGGGGTATGACCCGAGGTCAGCTGCAGCCGCTGGTGCTGCCGCAGCCCTCGCAGACGTAGCAGCTTCCGGCCGGGCGCATCTTCGTGCCGCAGGTCAGGCACAGCGGCGCGTCAGCCGTACGGCCCTGGTGGCTCTCCAGCGAGGCCCCGGACCGGCGCGGCTCGGGCGCCGCCACCGGCTGCGCCACTCCCTCGGCCGGCGCGTCGGCACGCTTCTCGATGGGCGCCGACTGCGCCAGTGCGGCCGTGTCGAGGTCCTGGATCGCGGCCGGCTCCTCGCCCCGCTGCTGCGCGGCCCGCTCCGAGGCGGAGAAGATGCCGAGGGCCGCCCTGTCCTCGTACGGCAGGTGGTCGAGCGCGAGCCGCCGGAAG is a window of Microbispora sp. NBC_01189 DNA encoding:
- a CDS encoding peroxidase-related enzyme translates to MPHITLGSDAPGIRGLFEFRPETARPLKALAETLLRGESTLSRGDRELIAAYVSALNECRFCYSSHAAFAAAQLPEGMTLVEQVRRNPASAPIPGKLRALLGIAAAVQRGGREVGEQEVAAARAEGATDVEIHDTVLIAAAFCMFNRYVDGLATVAPDDLDGYAAMAEWIVSEGYVAEPPKVETAHP
- a CDS encoding YbjN domain-containing protein; this encodes MTPSPAVVQPDRELVEEILDELDIEHTIDTEGDLAISTAHLTIFFLFGKEGDLFTVRTFYDRPYSVDEKPMLLTALNEWNADTMWPKVYTFTQDNGALRLVGDSQLYIGAGVTREHLSTVIAHWVRFSIKFYRWLTGRIAFETG
- a CDS encoding sulfite exporter TauE/SafE family protein; protein product: MARTVPLPIPQSGIHPADVPPRRGLIIVLSVLAGALIAALWSFRFVDSVIGDNVANTLLGHDAKHTEIAGLVAGTVFAFVSGLAGTFTACNIAVFGAIAPLAQAQRPAQADADASDRVATRADGGVSPRAALRPLSRLVLGMVVVSAAYGAIGALAGERLPQLSTAQPASGLPPRLIQASVVFGLIGLAFGYLGLAALRVVPDPFARLSQRFPHARLVVVGALIGGFLTGRPFPLFHKLFEYAAETHNPFYGAAVFVLQSLGNITLMALLFAVLVYATRGRFTRWLTARPARVATITAVAFLVVGAFTFLYWDVRLPAMFGYGWFPTASW
- a CDS encoding glycoside hydrolase family 30 protein, with protein sequence MRRHALAAALLVAPLIGQAQPAAASTVTIDIDNSVKYQKIDGFGVSTAFRRNELIKALPEAMQREILDLWFSREKGAGLSILRLGIGARPAGSPYDQMVSIQPDDPGGPAAPPRYVWDGDDNSQVWMARAAQRYGVNRFFADAWSAPGYMKDNGDARNGGTLLPEWQQAYANYLVQYTKFYAREGIRITDLGFTNEPDWTAGYESMRFTPEEAARFVKVLGPVARAAGVNMVCCDSFGWDQAKTYTQAIEADPEAARWVRVHSGHSYASPPTSPLPTDRNTWMSEWGPGGSTWDEKWDDGSGQDGMTVAQALNDALTLGDVSGYIYWLGASSGATRAFIRIDTTTKTYQVSKRLWAMAAYSRFIRPGAVRLGATASDPGLKVSAFRNASGSRVVEILNTGTVPVTWDKIKGHGRARAYLTDENNAVAPIPLRGKGVTIAPRALTTIVLG
- a CDS encoding NADPH-dependent F420 reductase; its protein translation is MVIGFIGSGNIGGTLAKLAVDAGHSVVLSNSRGPQTLSELAARLGPDARAATPAEAAAAGDIVVVTIPFGRYREVPVEPLKGKTVIDTNNYYFERDGRFPEIDSGETSDSEVLAAHLPEARVVKAFNSISHIHLAEQGLPAGAENRRALPIAGDDAEAKKQVAELIDSFGFDVVDAGPLAEGRRFQRDRPAYGPRLTIAELRAALAEA
- a CDS encoding peroxidase-related enzyme, which produces MPHIALGSDAPGIRGLFDFRPETAHPLNALVEVLLRGDNTLTRGERELIAAYVSSLNACRYCFSSHAAYAAEQLPEGMLLVDQVRRDPDTAPISPKLRALLRIAAGVQRGGREVTGEDVAAARAEGATDVEIHDTVLIAAAFCMFNRYVDGLATVAPNDPELYAARARRIADVGYLALLAETQLPRRS
- a CDS encoding helix-turn-helix transcriptional regulator, whose translation is MTRSPTVRHRRLGRELRRLREQAGLSPEVAARHLGWSRSKLNRVENARLLPSAADIGNACDLYGVDDTGKAGLVQLGKDAGKRGWWTAYSDVFTGSYIALETEATAIHTWEPILVPGLLQSEGYAREIICAARPELTAEEVDRHVDARMARKINLVGSRAPTLHILVDEHVLRRPVGAPGVMARQLDDILRAATWPNVTIQVLPLTAGAHGGVEGAFSVLSFDDEDPDVGYVEGPAGDVYVEAADQVRRLMLMFERLVSICLSPEKSAELIAAARSEHDLP
- a CDS encoding DUF397 domain-containing protein, producing MISPDLSDAEFRKSSFSGGGNNCVEVATGLPGTIAIRDSKDRSGPVLAFTPGEWSAFIAGVKSGEFEV
- a CDS encoding type I restriction-modification system subunit M N-terminal domain-containing protein: MLVTPDRQPQMRGLLALGPSTGQSRDADFIWSVADLLRGDYRQSEYGKVILPFTVLHRLDCVLEFTKEAVLALALVAGSGHRLSNMER